A DNA window from Gammaproteobacteria bacterium contains the following coding sequences:
- a CDS encoding 1-acyl-sn-glycerol-3-phosphate acyltransferase, which produces MRRISGLLFTALLVANTMAGSLWAVVLWPLPHRIRYFFAVRCWALANLWLLRVLCGVSWEASGRENLPAGPCVVLMKHSSAFDTIVQALLFPRQTWMLKRELLFVPIFGWGLASMRAIGVDRARGAKGIRSVIRQGRARIRDEGLWVIVFPEGTRVAPGEVGHYAPGGAMIASAAGCPVVPVAHNAGDHWPRRSATKQPGTIRIVIGRPINPTRAGARKITEEAKNWIEAEVRQIRSDKGI; this is translated from the coding sequence ATGAGACGGATTTCGGGCCTGCTGTTTACCGCACTGCTGGTCGCAAACACCATGGCCGGCAGCCTTTGGGCCGTTGTTCTGTGGCCGCTGCCCCACCGGATACGTTATTTCTTCGCGGTGCGTTGCTGGGCCCTGGCAAACCTGTGGCTGCTGCGCGTCCTGTGCGGAGTTTCCTGGGAGGCAAGCGGCCGGGAAAACCTGCCGGCCGGCCCGTGCGTCGTGCTGATGAAACACTCATCGGCCTTTGACACGATCGTGCAGGCGCTGCTGTTCCCACGGCAGACCTGGATGCTGAAGCGGGAATTGTTGTTCGTCCCGATTTTCGGCTGGGGCCTGGCAAGCATGCGCGCCATCGGCGTCGATCGGGCCAGGGGGGCGAAGGGAATCCGCTCTGTCATTCGCCAGGGCCGCGCGCGAATCCGGGACGAGGGCCTGTGGGTCATCGTGTTTCCCGAAGGAACCCGGGTGGCGCCGGGAGAGGTAGGCCATTACGCGCCCGGCGGCGCCATGATCGCGTCGGCCGCGGGTTGTCCCGTGGTACCGGTAGCCCACAACGCGGGCGACCATTGGCCGCGGCGCAGCGCAACCAAGCAACCCGGCACCATACGCATCGTTATCGGGCGCCCCATTAACCCCACCCGCGCCGGGGCCCGCAAGATTACCGAGGAAGCGAAGAACTGGATCGAAGCCGAAGTAAGGCAGATAAGATCAGATAAGGGTATATAG
- the gyrB gene encoding DNA topoisomerase (ATP-hydrolyzing) subunit B: MPTGQTQTDASESYGADQIEVLEDRESVRKLPGMYIGDTDDGTGLHHLIYEVVDNSVDEALAGYCSRITVRLLADGGAEISDDGRGIPVDKHAKTGRSAAELIMTTLHAGGKFDESVYKVSGGLHGVGVSVVNFLSANLELVVHRGGRQYRQSYSTGIPDGALEDVGESDRSGTVIRFRPDPQVFAARLEFDAGTLTDRLRELAFLNSGITIEFADEREGGGQWTYHADGGIREFVQWLNQSREPLHTQVFHVKRSQVVEIARREEGNGNGENRETSAEMEVEAAMQWNAGYQEHSSFFTNNIPQNHGGTHQEGFRTALTRTLNTYLEHHGGSRAKNLTLRGEDVREGLTAVVSVKMRDPKFSSQTKERLVSSEAKTAVERSVAEALREFLLENPKQSRAITEKIVDAATAREAARKARDIARKKSDVGGLPGKLADCQEKDASKREIFLVEGDSAGGSAKQARDRRTQAVLPLRGKILNVEKARPDKMLSSNEVATLIAALGCGVGREEESFDAEKLRYHRVIIMTDADVDGSHIRTLLLTFFFRYMPALIEHGHVYIAQPPLYKVTRGRKEQYLKDDEELRDWTLEAALKDASLVAAGRKEPMQAEDLRQLAQRSLQARSSLEGLRAKADERVLACLIELPPVDAGRLDDSRYMVDWGTQLEAALAKHDAQAAWKVSVQANGRTPAAFSVVRTENGVDEESALEFSLFGSAEYQSVRGLAAELSKLMVDGAAARRASSTREVGLFGQALDWFMDQGRRGVTLQRYKGLGEMNAAQLWDTTVNPETRRLVRVEVASEYETSTTSKLFATLMGEKVEPRRAFIEDNALNVVNLDI, from the coding sequence ATGCCTACGGGGCAAACTCAAACGGACGCTTCCGAATCCTATGGCGCGGACCAGATCGAAGTCCTGGAGGACCGGGAGTCGGTTCGCAAGTTGCCCGGGATGTATATCGGGGACACGGACGACGGCACCGGCCTGCATCACCTGATTTACGAGGTTGTCGATAATTCCGTAGACGAAGCCCTGGCCGGTTACTGCAGCAGGATCACCGTTCGTCTGCTTGCGGATGGCGGAGCGGAGATCAGCGACGACGGCCGGGGAATTCCGGTGGACAAGCACGCCAAGACCGGCCGCTCCGCAGCGGAATTGATCATGACCACGCTTCACGCGGGGGGCAAATTCGACGAAAGCGTGTACAAGGTTTCGGGCGGCCTGCACGGTGTGGGCGTATCGGTAGTGAATTTTCTTTCCGCGAATCTGGAACTCGTGGTTCACCGAGGTGGCCGGCAATATCGCCAGAGCTATTCGACCGGTATTCCGGACGGAGCGCTGGAGGACGTAGGGGAGAGCGATCGCAGCGGTACCGTCATCCGCTTCCGCCCGGATCCGCAGGTTTTCGCCGCCAGGCTGGAGTTTGACGCGGGCACACTGACGGATCGGTTGCGGGAACTGGCCTTCCTCAACAGCGGCATTACGATTGAGTTTGCGGACGAGCGCGAAGGCGGCGGACAGTGGACCTACCATGCGGACGGAGGAATCCGGGAGTTCGTGCAGTGGTTGAATCAATCCCGCGAACCGCTACACACGCAGGTGTTTCACGTGAAACGTTCGCAGGTTGTGGAGATCGCACGCCGGGAGGAAGGAAACGGCAACGGCGAAAACAGGGAGACGTCCGCCGAGATGGAGGTCGAGGCGGCGATGCAATGGAACGCGGGATACCAGGAGCACAGTTCGTTCTTCACCAATAACATTCCGCAGAACCATGGCGGGACGCACCAGGAGGGTTTTAGGACAGCCCTGACCCGCACGCTCAATACGTATCTGGAGCATCACGGCGGCAGCAGGGCCAAAAACCTCACGCTTCGGGGCGAGGACGTGCGCGAAGGATTGACCGCCGTCGTTTCGGTGAAGATGCGGGATCCCAAGTTTTCTTCACAGACCAAGGAAAGACTGGTTTCATCGGAGGCCAAGACCGCGGTCGAGCGCTCGGTAGCCGAGGCCCTGCGGGAATTCCTGCTCGAGAATCCCAAGCAGTCCCGGGCGATTACCGAGAAGATTGTCGACGCGGCCACGGCGCGCGAGGCGGCCCGAAAGGCGCGTGACATAGCCCGAAAGAAGAGCGATGTGGGCGGCTTGCCCGGAAAGCTGGCCGATTGCCAGGAAAAGGACGCGAGCAAGCGCGAGATCTTCCTGGTCGAGGGCGATTCCGCGGGGGGATCCGCCAAGCAGGCGCGCGACCGGCGCACTCAGGCGGTATTGCCGCTGCGCGGAAAGATCCTCAACGTGGAAAAGGCCCGCCCGGACAAGATGTTGTCTTCCAACGAGGTGGCCACGCTGATCGCGGCGCTGGGATGCGGGGTCGGGCGCGAGGAAGAGAGCTTCGACGCGGAGAAACTGCGATATCACCGGGTCATCATCATGACCGACGCGGACGTGGACGGTTCGCATATACGCACGCTGCTCCTGACCTTCTTTTTCCGCTACATGCCGGCATTGATCGAACACGGACACGTCTATATCGCCCAGCCGCCGCTCTACAAGGTAACGCGCGGCCGCAAGGAGCAATACCTCAAGGACGACGAGGAATTGCGTGACTGGACGCTGGAAGCGGCGCTGAAGGACGCAAGCCTCGTTGCGGCCGGCCGAAAAGAGCCCATGCAGGCTGAGGATTTGCGGCAGCTGGCGCAGCGTAGCCTGCAGGCGCGTAGCTCCCTGGAGGGGCTTCGCGCGAAAGCCGACGAGCGGGTCCTGGCATGCCTCATCGAGTTGCCGCCGGTCGATGCGGGGCGCCTGGACGACTCGCGCTACATGGTCGATTGGGGCACGCAGCTCGAGGCGGCGCTGGCGAAGCACGATGCGCAGGCAGCCTGGAAGGTCTCGGTACAGGCCAACGGACGGACGCCGGCCGCATTTTCAGTGGTCAGAACCGAAAACGGCGTAGACGAAGAGAGCGCGCTGGAGTTTTCGTTGTTCGGCAGCGCTGAATATCAGTCAGTACGCGGCCTGGCGGCTGAACTGAGCAAGCTGATGGTGGACGGCGCCGCCGCCCGGCGCGCATCTTCAACCCGTGAAGTGGGCCTGTTCGGACAGGCGCTGGACTGGTTCATGGACCAGGGCCGCCGGGGCGTTACGCTGCAGAGATACAAGGGTCTGGGCGAAATGAACGCGGCGCAGTTGTGGGATACCACGGTGAACCCGGAGACCCGCCGGCTTGTGCGGGTGGAAGTGGCCAGCGAATACGAGACCAGCACCACCAGCAAGCTGTTTGCCACGCTGATGGGCGAGAAAGTCGAGCCCCGGCGCGCATTCATAGAAGACAACGCACTCAACGTCGTCAATCTGGATATTTAG
- the recF gene encoding DNA replication and repair protein RecF (All proteins in this family for which functions are known are DNA-binding proteins that assist the filamentation of RecA onto DNA for the initiation of recombination or recombinational repair.): protein MARLTEIQVRNLRALEEMDLSPDGQVNLVTGHNGAGKTTLLESIYLLSRGRSFRGSDLRQLVTHGKQAAAISGTVAVGKAGRRLGLTISGRSARARLDGADGARRPEIARLLPVLNLDARLMDLVDRGPERRRLLLNWVTFHVEPGFNAAWRRFRRALRQRNASLRQGAGANAIAAWDGEFCRAALEMEALRKAVAERLRPRFAKIAARLTGMPADWDYHPGWPREDSLEEILRAGLDGDRKQGNTRFGPQRADLILRLESRRARYIASRGQQKLLASSLMLAAAEVLVKEGANRPVLLVDEPLVELDADHGRELLKAFVERGAQLFIAAVETAPYRRWMEAREIRLKEGALV from the coding sequence GTGGCCCGGTTGACGGAAATTCAGGTCCGCAACCTGCGGGCCCTGGAAGAAATGGATCTGTCCCCCGACGGGCAGGTCAACCTCGTCACGGGACACAATGGCGCCGGCAAGACAACCCTTCTTGAGTCAATCTACCTGTTGTCGCGGGGCCGGTCATTCCGGGGCAGCGACCTGCGGCAACTCGTTACGCACGGGAAGCAAGCGGCGGCAATCAGCGGCACCGTTGCAGTGGGGAAGGCCGGCCGGCGCCTTGGCCTGACGATTTCGGGAAGGAGCGCGCGGGCGCGGCTGGACGGCGCGGACGGCGCACGGCGTCCGGAGATCGCGCGGTTGCTCCCGGTACTGAACCTGGACGCGAGGCTCATGGACCTGGTGGACCGCGGCCCGGAGCGGCGGCGGCTGCTGCTGAACTGGGTGACGTTTCACGTGGAACCCGGGTTTAACGCCGCCTGGAGGCGGTTTCGGCGCGCATTGAGACAGCGGAACGCCAGTCTAAGGCAAGGCGCGGGAGCAAACGCCATCGCAGCCTGGGATGGCGAGTTCTGCCGGGCGGCGCTGGAAATGGAAGCGTTGCGGAAGGCGGTGGCAGAGCGGCTGAGACCGCGGTTTGCAAAGATCGCGGCAAGGCTTACCGGAATGCCCGCGGACTGGGACTACCATCCGGGCTGGCCCAGGGAAGATTCTCTGGAGGAAATTCTCAGGGCGGGCCTGGACGGGGACCGCAAGCAGGGAAACACCCGCTTCGGCCCGCAGCGGGCCGACCTGATTCTGCGGCTGGAGTCCAGGCGGGCCCGGTACATTGCGTCGCGCGGTCAGCAGAAGCTGTTGGCCTCGTCACTCATGCTGGCGGCTGCGGAAGTGCTTGTAAAGGAGGGCGCCAACAGGCCGGTTCTGCTGGTCGACGAGCCGCTGGTCGAACTGGATGCGGACCATGGGCGGGAATTGCTGAAAGCGTTTGTCGAACGGGGTGCTCAGCTCTTCATCGCTGCGGTCGAAACGGCTCCATATCGGCGGTGGATGGAAGCGCGGGAAATTCGCCTGAAAGAGGGCGCGCTGGTATAA
- the dnaN gene encoding DNA polymerase III subunit beta → MKLSIPQEGLHSLLQSVTSAAQSQADTMAILRNALLDAAEGFLTATCTNLELTLVARAQLIDIATEGSVTVPAKLLQGISASLRGGSNIELELDGNQLSVKCGRYSGTLETLPPEDFPRLDPGNDVDGVTMKSAVLAKMLSETHFAMAQSDPRYYLNGMLIEISEDGLRLVATDGHRLSCSETAECTASGDSDSSKGIVPRNSINALRPLLAFSEDVELAIGDNQVRFSLGDRHMTSKLIEGRYPEYRRVIPERQEKPVVANREALESALSRVALVARESRGVRDQRIPLVSVLVKENLVGISTEGGQGAQAQDEIEASYHGPEIKVGFNAIYLTDVLRSLQSDEVEIHVRDGNSSVLVCAPDGEAVQHIVMPMRL, encoded by the coding sequence ATGAAACTCAGCATTCCGCAGGAGGGCCTGCACAGTCTTTTGCAGTCGGTCACGAGTGCGGCGCAAAGCCAGGCGGACACCATGGCAATTCTTCGCAATGCGCTGCTGGATGCGGCCGAAGGGTTTCTGACCGCTACCTGCACAAACCTTGAACTGACGCTCGTGGCGCGAGCGCAATTGATCGACATCGCCACGGAAGGCTCGGTAACCGTGCCGGCGAAACTGCTGCAGGGAATAAGCGCGTCCCTTCGCGGCGGCAGCAATATCGAGCTCGAGCTTGACGGAAACCAGCTTTCCGTGAAGTGCGGGCGCTATTCGGGCACGCTGGAGACCTTGCCTCCCGAGGACTTTCCGCGGCTGGACCCGGGTAACGACGTTGACGGAGTCACGATGAAGTCCGCCGTGCTCGCGAAGATGCTGTCGGAGACCCACTTCGCCATGGCGCAGTCCGATCCACGGTATTACCTCAATGGCATGCTGATAGAAATTTCGGAGGACGGCTTGCGGCTGGTGGCGACCGACGGCCATCGCCTGTCGTGTTCGGAAACGGCTGAATGCACTGCGTCCGGCGATTCCGACTCGAGCAAGGGAATTGTCCCGCGCAACAGCATCAACGCTTTGCGACCGCTGCTGGCGTTCAGCGAAGACGTGGAACTGGCGATCGGGGACAACCAGGTTCGATTCAGCCTGGGCGACCGGCACATGACTTCGAAGCTCATCGAGGGCCGCTACCCTGAATACCGGCGGGTTATTCCCGAGCGTCAGGAGAAGCCCGTCGTGGCCAATCGCGAAGCGCTGGAATCGGCGCTGAGCCGGGTGGCGCTGGTGGCGCGCGAGAGCCGCGGTGTAAGAGATCAGCGTATACCGCTGGTGTCGGTGCTGGTCAAGGAGAACCTGGTGGGTATCAGCACCGAGGGAGGCCAGGGCGCGCAGGCGCAGGACGAGATCGAGGCCAGCTACCACGGACCCGAGATCAAGGTGGGCTTTAACGCCATCTACTTGACGGACGTCCTGAGGTCGCTGCAATCCGACGAGGTTGAGATTCATGTGCGCGACGGAAACAGCAGTGTGCTCGTTTGTGCGCCCGATGGCGAGGCCGTGCAGCACATCGTCATGCCCATGCGCCTGTAG